A stretch of the Polaribacter pacificus genome encodes the following:
- a CDS encoding heavy metal translocating P-type ATPase produces the protein MEDLLCYHCGNHCDNQSITIDDKYFCCNGCKTVYEIFSENELTCYYDLEQRPGAIPQEIQGKYDYLDNAKILEKLLEFDAENKQVVNLYIPHIHCSSCIWVLENLNKLQKDIIASQVNFPKKTIRITYDSKGTSLKEVVLLLSAIGYEPYISLEDYELGKNKVDRTLLYQLAIAGFAFGNVMFLSFPEYFEVNEFWLEQYKYIFRWLMFSFSLPVVFYAAKDYFISAYKGLRSKILNIDVPIALGIMVLFLRSSVEIIFDLGTGFFDSLTGLVFFLLIGKFFQQKTYNFLSFERDFKSYFPIAVTKILPDESEEIVQIYELEKGDRLIIRNQELIPVDGVLIEGSAKIDYSFVTGESIAVKKQSGDKLFAGGRQLNGFFIMEVLNSVSQSYLTQLWSNDVFAKDKDSKFTSLTNTISKQFTIFVLSIASISTLIWLFIDPSKAMNVFTAVLIIACPCAIALAAPFTLGNLLRILGKKKCYLKNAAVIEKMAQIDTVVFDKTGTLTSTKENKISYEGIPLSKTEKVVLSNAVRVSNHPLSRMLFLWLETNKKQAVDSFEEQLGKGIIAKSGAIELRIGSLALVDAENKTNRIETAIHIAVNDEYKGRFIFKNAYRPQMKMLFSKLATQFNLSVVSGDNEGEQVYLESVLPEKVQYLFHQQPEDKLNFVKSLQDKGQKVLMIGDGLNDAGALAQSDVGISLSENINVFSPACDAILAAENFKDIETYLQISKKAIRIIKYSFMLSLCYNVIGLYFAVTGQLQPVIAAILMPLSSISIVVFTTVMTNQLGKKI, from the coding sequence ATGGAAGATTTGTTGTGTTACCACTGTGGAAATCATTGTGATAATCAATCAATTACGATTGATGATAAGTATTTTTGTTGTAATGGTTGTAAAACAGTCTATGAAATCTTTTCGGAGAATGAACTTACTTGTTATTATGATCTAGAGCAGCGTCCTGGAGCAATCCCGCAAGAAATCCAAGGGAAGTATGATTATTTGGACAATGCAAAAATTCTAGAAAAACTTCTTGAATTTGATGCAGAGAACAAGCAAGTAGTCAATTTATACATACCACATATTCACTGTAGCTCTTGTATCTGGGTTTTAGAAAATTTAAACAAGCTTCAGAAAGATATTATTGCCTCTCAGGTAAACTTTCCTAAAAAGACTATCCGAATTACCTATGATTCTAAAGGTACTAGTCTTAAAGAGGTGGTGCTTTTGTTGAGTGCTATTGGCTATGAGCCTTATATTAGTTTAGAGGATTATGAATTGGGTAAAAACAAGGTGGATAGAACCTTGCTGTATCAGTTAGCGATTGCAGGTTTTGCATTTGGTAACGTTATGTTTTTGTCTTTTCCAGAATATTTTGAAGTCAATGAATTTTGGTTAGAGCAATACAAGTACATCTTTCGTTGGCTCATGTTTTCCTTTTCACTACCGGTGGTTTTTTATGCGGCTAAGGATTATTTTATTTCTGCCTATAAAGGACTCCGTTCTAAAATTTTAAATATTGACGTACCTATTGCTTTAGGTATAATGGTCTTGTTTTTAAGAAGTAGTGTAGAAATTATCTTTGATTTAGGAACAGGCTTTTTTGACAGCCTAACCGGTTTGGTCTTTTTCTTATTGATTGGTAAATTTTTCCAACAAAAAACCTATAACTTCTTGTCTTTTGAACGTGATTTTAAATCGTATTTTCCGATTGCTGTCACCAAAATATTGCCGGATGAGTCTGAGGAGATTGTCCAGATATACGAACTTGAAAAAGGAGATCGATTGATTATCAGAAACCAAGAACTCATACCTGTTGATGGAGTGTTGATAGAAGGTTCTGCAAAAATAGATTACAGTTTTGTTACTGGCGAGTCCATCGCTGTAAAAAAACAATCAGGAGACAAACTGTTTGCAGGAGGAAGGCAGCTCAATGGCTTTTTTATCATGGAGGTTTTAAATTCAGTTTCACAAAGCTATTTAACGCAGCTCTGGAGTAATGATGTTTTTGCAAAAGATAAAGATTCAAAATTTACAAGTCTTACCAATACCATTAGTAAGCAGTTTACCATTTTTGTGTTAAGTATCGCAAGTATTTCTACACTTATTTGGTTGTTTATAGATCCTAGCAAAGCGATGAATGTATTTACTGCGGTGTTGATTATTGCTTGTCCCTGTGCTATTGCACTTGCCGCTCCATTTACTTTAGGAAACTTATTGAGGATACTCGGTAAGAAGAAGTGCTATTTAAAAAATGCGGCTGTCATAGAAAAAATGGCTCAGATTGATACAGTAGTTTTTGATAAAACAGGAACGCTTACATCAACTAAAGAAAATAAGATTAGTTATGAAGGGATACCGCTTAGCAAAACTGAAAAAGTAGTACTTTCTAATGCCGTTCGTGTCTCTAACCACCCTCTAAGTAGAATGCTGTTTCTTTGGTTAGAAACTAATAAAAAACAAGCTGTTGACTCGTTTGAGGAGCAATTAGGTAAGGGTATTATTGCAAAATCTGGAGCGATAGAACTTAGAATAGGTTCTTTAGCTTTAGTAGATGCAGAAAATAAAACAAATCGCATTGAAACGGCTATTCACATAGCTGTTAATGATGAGTATAAGGGCAGGTTTATCTTTAAAAACGCTTACAGACCTCAAATGAAAATGTTGTTTTCTAAGCTAGCAACTCAATTTAATTTATCGGTGGTTTCTGGAGATAATGAAGGGGAGCAAGTCTACTTAGAATCTGTATTGCCTGAAAAAGTTCAGTATTTGTTTCATCAACAGCCAGAAGACAAGCTAAATTTTGTAAAATCCTTACAAGATAAAGGGCAAAAAGTTCTGATGATTGGGGATGGATTGAATGATGCTGGAGCTTTGGCTCAGAGTGATGTGGGGATCTCGCTATCAGAAAATATCAATGTTTTTTCTCCAGCCTGTGATGCAATCCTAGCTGCAGAAAATTTTAAAGATATTGAGACTTATTTACAGATTTCAAAAAAGGCAATTCGTATTATAAAATACAGTTTTATGTTGTCTTTATGTTATAATGTTATCGGCTTGTACTTTGCGGTTACCGGGCAATTACAGCCAGTGATTGCTGCAATTTTAATGCCTTTAAGTTCTATTAGCATCGTTGTGTTTACAACGGTTATGACCAATCAATTAGGAAAAAAGATTTAA
- a CDS encoding Crp/Fnr family transcriptional regulator produces the protein MSKCDQCIVRQLNSFKTLTKSELIRISECKTTKVIKKGEVIFKEGEHLNGVFCIKEGVCKVSKMSSNGREQIIHLVNKGDILGERSLISDEVANLKATAISDMSVCYIPREEIVRDFQENPDFTQEILKNLASMLKNADNTIVDMGQKTVKQRLAEMLVHLDEKFGKDTDGFLDIQLSREDMANIIGTATESAIRLLSEFKKAGLIAIEGKKINIISASGLNKIAKGF, from the coding sequence ATGAGCAAATGTGACCAATGTATTGTCAGGCAATTAAATTCTTTTAAAACCCTTACCAAAAGTGAGTTAATCCGTATTTCAGAATGCAAGACTACCAAAGTCATTAAAAAAGGAGAAGTCATTTTTAAAGAAGGTGAACACCTCAATGGAGTTTTCTGCATTAAAGAAGGCGTTTGTAAAGTTTCAAAAATGAGCTCCAATGGACGAGAACAAATTATTCATTTGGTTAACAAAGGAGATATATTAGGAGAGCGAAGCTTAATTAGCGATGAAGTTGCCAATTTAAAAGCTACCGCCATCAGCGACATGTCCGTTTGCTATATCCCTAGAGAAGAAATTGTTAGAGATTTTCAAGAAAATCCAGATTTTACTCAAGAAATTCTTAAAAATCTTGCGTCGATGTTAAAGAACGCTGACAACACCATTGTAGATATGGGCCAAAAAACAGTTAAGCAGCGCTTAGCAGAAATGCTGGTACATCTTGATGAAAAATTCGGAAAAGATACTGACGGTTTTCTTGACATCCAACTCTCTAGAGAAGACATGGCCAATATAATTGGTACAGCAACAGAATCTGCCATTAGACTTTTGTCAGAGTTTAAAAAAGCTGGATTAATTGCCATTGAAGGAAAAAAGATCAATATTATTTCTGCTTCAGGGCTAAATAAAATAGCCAAAGGCTTTTAA
- a CDS encoding 1-acyl-sn-glycerol-3-phosphate acyltransferase, protein MKTIWYLLVKAYIKLGLFFYSKKTRVHGSENVPKKGAVLFAVNHPNGLLDPLVVATHSPRISHFLVRAAVFKKPLVKKFLATLNLMPIYRIRDGRNELSKNTAVFNECFEILKNKQALMIFPEGSHDKRRTIRPISKGFTRIVFGALEKYPTLKIQIVPVGLTYQKAGDYPSKIALHFGKPILANDYFNQKTPLDLKQIDLLKKAVRGQLKKLSVHISADENYEKTLQTAHKHHVDFTQVQLLNKALEKNTFTALKKEKNLLLPLYYLLAANSILPLLVWRIIRKKIDEIEFIDTFRFALMMTIFPIFYLLQTSLVWVFWSAEIAIYYLLISLVLGLIYTKTAPTPAE, encoded by the coding sequence GTGAAAACAATTTGGTACTTGTTGGTCAAAGCATACATTAAACTTGGCTTGTTTTTTTATTCAAAAAAAACTCGAGTGCATGGGAGTGAAAACGTACCTAAAAAAGGAGCTGTCCTATTTGCTGTAAACCATCCTAACGGGTTGCTTGACCCACTAGTTGTGGCAACACATTCTCCAAGAATCTCACATTTTCTAGTGCGGGCTGCTGTTTTTAAAAAACCTCTTGTTAAAAAATTCCTAGCCACATTAAACTTAATGCCCATTTATAGAATTCGAGATGGACGCAATGAGCTTTCTAAAAATACGGCAGTTTTTAATGAGTGTTTTGAAATTTTAAAAAACAAACAGGCTCTGATGATTTTCCCAGAAGGAAGTCATGACAAAAGAAGAACTATTAGACCCATCAGCAAAGGGTTTACAAGAATTGTTTTTGGCGCTTTGGAAAAATACCCAACTCTTAAAATTCAGATAGTACCTGTAGGCCTCACCTATCAAAAAGCAGGTGACTACCCAAGTAAAATAGCCTTGCATTTTGGGAAACCGATTCTCGCCAACGACTATTTTAATCAAAAAACACCACTTGATCTTAAACAAATCGATTTATTGAAAAAAGCGGTGAGAGGACAACTTAAAAAACTGAGCGTACATATTTCTGCAGATGAAAATTACGAAAAAACGTTACAAACCGCACATAAGCATCATGTAGATTTTACACAGGTTCAACTGCTTAACAAAGCTTTAGAAAAAAATACATTTACAGCTTTAAAAAAAGAAAAAAACCTTCTACTTCCTTTGTATTATTTATTGGCAGCAAATAGCATACTCCCTTTACTAGTGTGGAGAATCATTCGAAAAAAAATTGATGAAATTGAGTTTATTGACACCTTTCGGTTTGCACTAATGATGACGATATTCCCGATATTCTATTTACTACAAACATCTCTAGTTTGGGTGTTTTGGAGCGCTGAAATAGCCATTTATTATTTGCTTATTAGCCTTGTTCTCGGTTTAATCTATACCAAAACAGCTCCTACTCCAGCAGAATAG
- a CDS encoding glycoside hydrolase family 3 N-terminal domain-containing protein encodes MKKFIAFCVVLCSLSMQSQNNNPLKTIDSLAQTVWVDSILKNMSVQEKIGQLFMVQAYSNKDEAHQKTIEEMINTYHVGNLIFMQGTPEKQAVLTNRYQSISKVPLLIGFDGEWGLDMRLKNAFRYPWNMTLGAVQDNELLERFGEQIGKHCKRLGIHINFAPVVDINTNPANPIIGNRSFGESKFNVTQKSLAFVKGMQAQGVLANAKHFPGHGDTATDSHHTLPVINFDMARLDSLELYPYKKLISAGLASVMTAHLSIPKLESNEKLPSSLSKKIVNDLLIEQMGFEGLIITDGLNMKAAADYSSSSEIDLAAILAGNDMLLIPQDVPATMALFLKAIENKTISIERIERSVRKILQAKYWAGLAQWKPISLEGLHEDLNSKTDLVLHRKLVEASTTVLKNEGGIVPIQRLEKQKIAYVKIGTEDETPFVTTLKKYTKVDVINEANLAKLIQKLEPYTLVIIGYHSSNENPWKSYKMKNQDLVKLQEIARNKKVIFTVFANPYSLLDLKSFTNIEGLVVGYQNSAIAQEITAQQLFGAKAIKGKLPVSIHKIFKEGYGIQTNSLSRLSYGIPEEVKMSSSKLEKIDSIANEVLTKKMAPGMQILVARAGKVIYQKSFGYHTADTLQKVVDSDVYDIASLTKIVATLPLVMRAVEEGEMSLDTDLKHLNAAFDSTNKDTVTLKQMLSHTGRLKAWIPFYKYTQDSISGKNLTDYYQPAKTRSYGIQVAKNLYLRNTYKDSIIQYIKNAEQREKPGYKYSDLGYYILKETLEDVYKTPLNVLVQDNLYSSLGADRTSYLPLEKYPDSDIIPTENDTYYRHQLLHGYVHDMGAAMEGGVGGHAGVFANANDIAKIMQMYLQKGFYGGKRYLKTSTIDIFNKRYFADQKVRRGLGFDKPQLDPEVEATCGCVSDQSFGHSGFTGTFTWADPESQIVYVFLSNRVYPNADNRGLIVNDIRTKIQQLIQDAILLE; translated from the coding sequence ATGAAAAAATTTATCGCATTCTGTGTTGTTTTGTGTTCATTGTCAATGCAGTCACAAAACAACAATCCATTAAAAACCATAGATAGTCTCGCGCAAACTGTCTGGGTAGACAGCATCCTAAAAAACATGAGTGTCCAAGAGAAAATAGGGCAATTGTTTATGGTGCAAGCTTATTCAAATAAAGACGAAGCACATCAGAAGACTATCGAAGAAATGATTAACACCTACCATGTAGGGAATTTAATTTTCATGCAAGGAACTCCAGAAAAACAAGCTGTGCTGACCAATCGATATCAGTCGATATCAAAAGTACCTTTGTTAATTGGCTTTGATGGTGAATGGGGTTTGGACATGCGTTTAAAAAATGCCTTTCGCTATCCTTGGAACATGACACTGGGAGCCGTTCAAGACAATGAATTGTTGGAGCGATTTGGAGAGCAGATAGGAAAGCATTGCAAACGCTTGGGGATCCATATTAATTTTGCGCCCGTAGTCGATATAAATACCAATCCAGCGAATCCAATTATAGGTAATCGCTCTTTTGGTGAAAGTAAATTTAATGTTACTCAAAAGTCTTTGGCTTTTGTAAAAGGAATGCAAGCTCAAGGTGTTTTGGCCAATGCCAAACATTTTCCTGGACATGGTGATACAGCTACAGACTCACATCATACCTTGCCAGTAATCAATTTTGATATGGCTCGATTGGATAGTTTAGAGTTGTATCCATATAAAAAATTAATCAGCGCTGGTTTGGCCAGTGTGATGACTGCGCATTTGAGTATTCCAAAATTAGAATCGAATGAAAAATTGCCTTCATCGCTTTCTAAGAAAATTGTCAATGATTTATTAATTGAGCAAATGGGCTTTGAAGGACTTATCATTACTGATGGTTTAAATATGAAAGCTGCTGCTGATTATTCAAGTTCTTCTGAGATTGATTTGGCTGCTATCTTGGCGGGTAATGATATGCTTTTGATACCGCAAGATGTTCCGGCAACCATGGCTTTGTTTTTAAAAGCTATAGAAAATAAGACTATTAGCATAGAGCGCATAGAACGTTCTGTTCGCAAAATTTTACAAGCTAAATATTGGGCAGGTTTGGCACAGTGGAAGCCAATTTCGTTAGAAGGTTTGCATGAGGATTTAAATTCTAAGACAGATTTGGTTCTGCACAGAAAACTCGTTGAAGCATCGACCACTGTCCTTAAAAACGAGGGAGGAATTGTGCCTATTCAGCGTTTAGAGAAACAAAAAATTGCCTATGTAAAAATAGGAACAGAAGATGAAACTCCTTTTGTAACAACTTTAAAAAAGTATACCAAAGTAGACGTGATTAATGAAGCTAATTTGGCAAAGTTAATCCAGAAATTAGAGCCCTATACTTTGGTGATTATCGGTTATCATAGTTCTAATGAAAACCCTTGGAAGTCTTATAAAATGAAGAATCAAGACTTGGTAAAATTGCAAGAGATTGCGAGAAACAAAAAAGTGATTTTTACAGTTTTTGCCAATCCATATAGTTTGCTAGATTTAAAATCGTTTACAAATATTGAAGGTTTGGTTGTTGGCTATCAAAATAGTGCTATTGCACAAGAAATCACGGCTCAACAATTGTTTGGAGCAAAAGCAATCAAAGGGAAATTGCCTGTAAGTATCCATAAGATCTTTAAGGAGGGGTATGGAATCCAAACCAATAGTTTAAGCAGGCTTTCTTATGGGATTCCAGAAGAAGTAAAAATGTCAAGTAGTAAATTAGAAAAAATTGATTCCATCGCCAACGAGGTTTTGACAAAAAAGATGGCTCCGGGCATGCAAATTCTTGTTGCTAGAGCAGGTAAGGTTATTTACCAAAAGAGTTTTGGTTATCACACTGCAGATACCTTGCAGAAAGTTGTAGATTCTGATGTGTATGATATTGCTTCTTTAACAAAAATAGTAGCTACGCTTCCTTTGGTAATGCGTGCTGTAGAGGAAGGAGAAATGTCTTTAGATACCGATCTTAAACATTTAAATGCAGCCTTTGATAGTACTAATAAAGATACAGTTACTTTAAAGCAGATGCTTTCGCATACGGGCCGATTAAAAGCTTGGATTCCGTTTTATAAATATACCCAAGACAGTATTTCTGGTAAAAATTTAACGGATTATTATCAGCCTGCTAAGACTAGGAGTTATGGGATACAAGTTGCAAAGAACTTGTACTTAAGAAATACCTATAAAGATTCTATAATTCAGTATATAAAAAATGCTGAACAACGAGAAAAACCAGGATACAAATACAGTGATTTGGGCTATTATATTTTAAAAGAAACTTTAGAGGATGTTTATAAAACTCCTTTAAATGTCTTAGTACAAGATAATTTATACAGCTCTCTTGGAGCAGATAGAACCTCGTATTTGCCCTTAGAAAAGTATCCAGATTCTGATATAATTCCAACGGAGAATGATACCTATTATAGACATCAATTGTTGCATGGATATGTGCATGATATGGGTGCGGCCATGGAGGGTGGTGTAGGAGGTCATGCAGGAGTTTTTGCCAATGCTAATGATATTGCTAAGATTATGCAAATGTATTTGCAAAAAGGCTTCTATGGAGGTAAACGCTATCTTAAAACCAGCACCATTGACATCTTTAATAAACGGTATTTTGCCGATCAAAAAGTTAGAAGAGGCTTGGGTTTTGACAAGCCGCAATTAGATCCTGAAGTTGAGGCTACCTGTGGTTGTGTTTCTGATCAAAGTTTTGGGCATAGTGGTTTTACCGGTACCTTTACTTGGGCTGATCCCGAAAGTCAAATAGTCTATGTTTTTTTATCAAACAGAGTGTATCCAAATGCTGATAATAGAGGTCTTATCGTTAATGATATCCGAACTAAAATTCAGCAATTGATTCAAGATGCTATTCTGCTGGAGTAG
- a CDS encoding ABC transporter ATPase, translated as MFTEYRNLPPNSRVWMYQSERPFTAQEVALISNGAKDFIEQWTRHGDNLKGSFTIKYNQFLILAVDEGFNNVSGCSIDASVRFVKQLENELQVDLMNKLNISFKEGEAISVLKLSEFQQQIKAGKITADTIVFNNMVQTKEEVETGWEVPANLSWHQRFLV; from the coding sequence ATGTTTACAGAATACCGAAATTTACCACCCAATTCTAGAGTTTGGATGTATCAATCTGAACGACCATTTACAGCGCAAGAAGTAGCGTTGATTTCTAACGGTGCAAAAGATTTTATAGAGCAGTGGACACGTCACGGAGATAATTTAAAAGGTTCTTTTACTATAAAGTACAATCAGTTTTTAATCTTGGCTGTAGATGAGGGGTTTAACAATGTTTCTGGTTGTTCTATAGACGCCTCTGTGCGGTTTGTAAAACAGTTAGAAAATGAACTACAGGTAGATTTAATGAATAAGCTCAATATTTCTTTTAAAGAAGGTGAAGCAATTTCGGTATTGAAATTGAGTGAATTTCAACAACAGATTAAAGCAGGTAAAATTACTGCCGATACCATTGTTTTTAACAATATGGTGCAAACCAAAGAAGAAGTAGAAACAGGCTGGGAAGTTCCCGCGAATTTAAGTTGGCATCAACGATTTTTAGTGTAA
- a CDS encoding 3'-5' exonuclease, whose protein sequence is MGLALKKPIVFFDLETTGVNIATDKIVEISILKVFPNGNKESKTWLVNPEIEIPKEASDIHGITNERVVTEPTFKELAAQIKELIGDADLAGFNSNRFDIPLLAEELMRAGIDFDMDNRKAVDVQVIYHKKEQRTLSAGYQFYCGKELEGAHGAEADTNATYEILLAQIEKYDDIENTVEALSEFSTHGQRADFAGFILFNEQKQEIFSFGKYKGRTVEEVFLENPGYHAWIQNADFPLYTKKVLKGIKERMTKGKKVLTDVEKLQALQQKFNLR, encoded by the coding sequence ATGGGATTAGCGTTAAAAAAACCAATCGTATTTTTCGATTTAGAGACAACAGGAGTCAATATAGCAACCGATAAAATTGTTGAAATTTCAATTTTAAAAGTGTTTCCAAACGGAAACAAAGAAAGCAAAACTTGGTTGGTCAATCCAGAAATAGAGATTCCAAAGGAAGCTTCTGATATCCATGGAATTACCAATGAAAGAGTGGTTACTGAACCCACTTTTAAAGAGTTGGCAGCACAGATAAAAGAGCTTATTGGAGATGCAGATTTAGCGGGTTTTAACTCCAACCGTTTTGATATTCCATTGTTGGCAGAAGAGTTAATGCGTGCCGGTATTGACTTTGATATGGATAATAGAAAAGCCGTTGATGTGCAAGTTATTTATCACAAAAAAGAACAGCGAACTCTTAGTGCAGGATACCAATTTTATTGCGGAAAAGAATTAGAAGGAGCTCATGGTGCAGAAGCAGACACCAATGCAACTTATGAAATCTTACTTGCTCAAATTGAGAAATACGACGATATAGAAAATACTGTAGAAGCCTTAAGTGAGTTTTCAACCCATGGTCAAAGAGCTGATTTCGCAGGTTTTATATTATTTAACGAGCAAAAACAAGAGATATTTTCTTTTGGAAAATACAAAGGTAGAACCGTAGAAGAGGTATTCCTTGAGAATCCTGGTTATCACGCTTGGATTCAGAATGCAGATTTTCCGCTGTATACCAAAAAAGTATTAAAAGGGATCAAAGAGCGCATGACAAAAGGCAAAAAAGTCTTGACAGATGTTGAAAAACTTCAAGCCCTTCAACAAAAATTTAATTTAAGATAA
- a CDS encoding 5-formyltetrahydrofolate cyclo-ligase, which produces MNPIVEEKKALRAAMYKARARNKSSFKKKYDLEICKQLEAIIKAKNAGVIHAYLPMGKEIDIRPLLQNLLAANVKVITPKTLPKRQLLNLVLHSLDEVEQGVFGTSHPANSSEYTGTYDLIIVPGLAFDENNYRLGYGGGYYDTFLEQHPNAFKVGIFYPFQKVAKVPIEPHDVSLDQILFLES; this is translated from the coding sequence ATGAATCCAATTGTAGAAGAGAAAAAAGCCCTTCGGGCGGCCATGTATAAAGCACGGGCAAGAAACAAATCTAGCTTTAAAAAAAAATATGATTTAGAAATTTGCAAGCAATTAGAGGCAATTATCAAGGCTAAAAATGCTGGGGTTATTCATGCTTATTTGCCTATGGGTAAAGAGATTGATATTAGGCCGCTTTTACAAAATTTACTAGCTGCAAATGTTAAAGTGATTACGCCTAAAACCCTACCAAAGAGACAGTTATTAAACTTGGTTTTGCACTCGTTAGACGAGGTAGAACAGGGGGTGTTTGGAACCAGTCATCCAGCAAATTCATCAGAATATACAGGAACTTATGATTTGATTATTGTCCCGGGTTTGGCCTTTGATGAAAACAACTATCGCTTAGGTTATGGTGGTGGTTATTACGATACTTTCTTGGAACAACATCCAAATGCATTTAAAGTAGGAATTTTTTATCCTTTTCAAAAAGTCGCTAAAGTGCCAATTGAGCCGCATGATGTTTCTTTGGATCAAATTTTGTTTTTAGAATCCTAG
- a CDS encoding XdhC family protein, with translation MKFWEELLVQLQTNDRVYLLTVIQNQGSSPGRKGFKMLISSSGYIYGSIGGGVMEYELVEELKEHLQQTTTSIFSRRLIHQGRGTFGSGMICSGEQTVIAHPLDKSHLSWVQTILDSLKKNKPKTILLSPTHIGFSETEIPSQYSSQWQDDTNWQFKEQIGFQNTLYIIGGGHVGLAVSELFQKLNFHIVVFDNRDQLNTLEQNRYAQHKEVIDYASVSEYLKEGNDRYVVIMTNKYTDDKLVLSKLLRKQFKFIGVLGSVAKLKTMWEVLQNEGFTKTELAKVSAPIGIAIKSQTPEEIAVSIAAQIIQIKNANL, from the coding sequence ATGAAATTTTGGGAAGAACTCTTAGTGCAGCTGCAAACAAATGACCGTGTTTACCTACTAACCGTTATCCAAAACCAAGGAAGTTCTCCCGGGAGAAAAGGCTTTAAAATGCTCATTAGCAGCAGTGGTTACATCTACGGCTCTATTGGAGGTGGCGTTATGGAATATGAACTGGTAGAAGAGCTAAAAGAGCACTTACAACAAACCACCACAAGTATCTTTAGCAGAAGACTCATACATCAAGGTCGAGGCACTTTTGGCTCTGGAATGATCTGCTCTGGCGAGCAGACAGTCATTGCACACCCTTTAGACAAAAGCCATCTAAGTTGGGTGCAGACGATCCTAGACAGCCTTAAGAAGAACAAACCTAAAACCATCTTACTAAGCCCTACACATATTGGCTTTTCGGAGACTGAAATACCATCACAGTATTCTAGTCAGTGGCAAGATGACACAAATTGGCAATTTAAAGAGCAAATAGGTTTTCAGAACACCTTATATATAATTGGCGGTGGTCACGTGGGACTAGCCGTCTCTGAACTATTTCAAAAATTAAATTTCCATATAGTCGTTTTTGACAATCGAGACCAACTAAACACCTTAGAGCAAAACAGATATGCCCAGCACAAAGAAGTGATTGATTATGCAAGCGTTTCTGAGTATCTAAAAGAAGGAAATGATCGCTATGTGGTCATCATGACCAACAAATACACCGATGATAAATTGGTCCTTAGTAAATTACTCAGAAAACAATTTAAATTCATCGGTGTACTTGGCAGTGTCGCAAAGTTAAAAACCATGTGGGAAGTTTTACAAAACGAAGGCTTTACAAAAACCGAACTAGCTAAAGTTAGCGCCCCAATTGGAATCGCTATTAAAAGTCAAACTCCAGAAGAAATAGCGGTGAGTATTGCGGCACAGATTATTCAAATTAAGAATGCTAATTTGTAG